CATGACAACTGGAGGCACCAAGGCTTCAAATGTATAGATAGATCTTATTAAAAGATCCCAAATGTCTTTCTTTCAATTTATGTTTCTATTGGGAAGCTGATGGTTGTAGCTTAAACCAAAAGATTGCTGTGTGAGCGATAAAACTatacaaaaaaatattttgaatgacaaacaatgaacattttcaaagtatgtgagtgtttttaagtgtgtgtattttaattaaaCCTCCCCTTTTATTCCAGTCTGTGTCAGATTTTGTTATGATGATGATATTAATTTACTGGCAATTTTATCCCACTTCCTTTAGCTTGTATATTACTAACTTCAAAACTTATTGCCTTTATTTAGTTATTGGCTGGTGAAATggagtgtgtgtgatgtggagcacctgtagaggtcagaggacaacttatgacAGTCAGTTCTCTACTTTTACCTTCTGTGGGTTAATTGATTTTTATTACCTTACTACCTTCCATGGGTTGAATACTTCTCAGGGCTGAGAGAGTATCTTTTTTAGGGCTGAATGAGAACCTTCCCTGGGTTGAATGAGGTCCTTCTCAGGGTTAAACAGTCTATGTAGACTGCTTTGTAAAGTTTTATTGTAACCTCGCAGCCAAGCTCATTTGCCTATTAGCCACAACTTCTTTATTACTTAGGgttcctgtttctgtgatgaaacaccatgataataaacaacctggggaagaaagagttttgtTTCCTTTACACTTCCACGTGGttgtttatcatcaaaggaagtcatggAAGTAACTCCAACAGGGCAGAAACTCTGAGCCAAGAGCTGCTACAGAAACATAGAGCAGTGCCGTTCTtagcttgttcctcatggcttactcattCTGCCTCCAAGCTCCGAGGACCACCAACCCaaaggtggcaccacccacaatgggttgggcatgcccacattaatcactaattaagaaaatgcactatagGCCAATGTTATAGAGGCAAATCTCAATCGTAGAGATCCCTCTTCTCAAATAACTCAAGCTGggtcaagttgataaaaaaaaaaatagacacctTTGTCCTGCAGTCACAGAATTAAGCCTTCACAGAGCTTCTATCTGGacctttataagaaaaaaatgtcttctcaTAAAAAAATAGATAGGGGAGATCATGAAAAAAACACAATGGATATAAAATTCAATGTAGCAAAGCACAAATCTATACATTGAGGAAAGAAGAGTCAaagagaatgagaggagagagagaaagagattttctttgatagaaaaagaaattggaaaagttAATCTTTATAAGTATTTACTAAACAGTCACTATACCAGTACAGAATTTTTCAAATGAACCTTTAATACTGTATATTGTTGGACacaataggatatatatatatatatatatatgtgtgtgtgtgtgtgtgtgtgtgtgtgtgtgtgtgtgtgtgtgtgtaatgtttctgttgaattatgttttaaattgGGTTTCAAAATTTATATCAAAGGAAGTGGAACTTTGATTTAGGATCCCAACATctacacaaaacaataaataatgaaagcatTTGTGAGTGTTTTTTCTTATGTTCTATTTTACAAGATATTTCCATGAGGtataaattctgaaaatttaaaaaaagatcctATCACAGATTTGAGATTTGTTGCCAAATCCATCAGGCTATTCTGCACAGATGGAAGTTTAGGGAAATAAACAGTACCCAGAAGAGGGCCTGTTGATAAATTGGAGCTCAGGTTTCCTTATTCCTATtcattctccctccttccctctctatccatctctctgtctctctttgtctgtctgtctgtctgtctgtctgtctgtctgtctctgtctgtctgtctgtctctctctctctctctctctctctctctctctctctctcgcgtgtgtgtgtgtgtgtgtgtgtgtgtgtgtgtgtgtgtgtttctgtctttccctctctccctgccctcccttacccatctctctctctccctctctgtctctccacattTGTGTCTCTGGAGTTGAGCCCAGAGGAAGAACACACAGTTGAAACAGAATGACATGTGCCAAGAAAGCCCAGTGTTCAGATTAGATGGGATACAGATGAACATCTGTGCTGAGCCCAGAAAGCCAAGGAACGTTTTCTTCAATACAGAAACAGCTCTGCAACATTCTGCCTCTTTAAAAACACCTCCTTTttggtgtcattgtttttgtctcttaaagaaaaagtatttatttctggGATAGACATATAAAACATAACTACCTGCTCTTCTGCAATGAACCTGTGTGTTCCTAGTATTCAGTACCAATTCAAAGAAAGGCAAATGTCCTAGTatcttgcatttttatttaaggAGGGCTGGACGGTTTTCACAATGACAGGAGGACAATCCAAATCATGTATTTTTACTAGTTTTCAGGGCAGAGTTATTTGGTAACAGTGATCCTTGTGTCTCCCATGGTTCTGTGTACTCAAAATcaattgtctttattttaataattaaacttAACTGACAGCGGATGACAGCTGCAATTGGTCTCACTTGTGAGGCAGGCTCTGCTTCTAGTACCACCATGGATTCACTCTGGCTGGGTGTCAGAAATTTCAGTCAGTGTTCACGTTTTCAAGCAAAtgtttctcgtgtgtgtgtgtgtgtgtgtgtgtgtgtgtgtgtgtgtgtgtgtgttgccacatCTTCTCACCTCAGACACCACTATCTTTAAAAGGATTGTAAAATGCAGATCTCCATAGTGGATAGATGCTAAGGATTTTCTTGTGAGGTATCTCTGTTCACATGTTGTCTCCTTCAGCCAAGAATTGATCAGCATTTTCTGTATTGGGTCAAATAGTACACACTCATGGCATGTTGACCATATGGATTCAGTTGAAACTACTGAATTCTTCTTGTAATTTGAAAGCAGCCACAATGAGTGGCTATAACTTTAGtttaataaaattgtatttacAAATACCAACAGCAGGAAGCATTTGGTCTACAAGTTCCTTTcaataacataacataacataataaaCATCAATTTGCTTAAATGATTTTATTCCCTTTCAGTTAGTAAAAGTGAAAAGTATTAGTACTGATGGAAAGAGAATGGATGCGGTGTAAGAATGTAAAATTTAGAGTGACTTATCACTGAGAAATCCACAGGCAATTGACATAAATACGAGTGAGAGATGCACATGgcagctgatatatatatatatttaaatgtattatatgttaatgcaatatatttattttaagtatatcacatatattaatatatttatataaatatatactagatttaattaaatgtaatatatataaagtgtttttgctttgttttgttttgttttacttaggCTTGCTTTAATATTCTGGTAAAGGTGTCATGACCTGGGGAAGTCAGGTGTGATTCTCCAGCCCTGTGAAGCTCCAGTGTAAATTTAGAGCTTGCCTTAATATCAGGATTGAGAAGGGTAAAAATCAGGATTTTACACTTTCCATTAGATGCCAAACCAGAGCATTTGGACCTGATTTTGTTGGCGATTTTGATTGCATAGAAATAGTCCTAATTTGGCTCTTGATAGGCAATTACCACAAGaagtgaaaaagaaagtaaatctgGTTACTCAATTGGCAGAGACAGCAAGGCTGGATAATTTATGAAAAAAGCAGAAACATACCTAAAAGACTCACTTTTTTAGTTAATAATTGCATCTCTCTGCCTGAATTATGAAGGTAATTTTCTCAAGGATTTACTTCACGTTCCCGCATGGGCAGAACACGTTAGTACCATTCAATTCAGGAGTCCACATGGAAGTAGAATCTTTGCATCAATTCATGCCTGGGTAACTGGCATCACCAAACTATAATAGATACATCTTGCTTCTGTACATCTTTAACAGGTACAGGATTTATTAAGTAAAAACCTAGAGGGGAGATAAACTATAGCACTGTACATTGTGGTTTGGATGCTAAAGCATGGTTACAGTCAACCTTTCCCATGGCTATGGGTACAGCTTTCCTTTCTGCTCAGGAAGGAATCACCTCACTCTATTACCTTCTAACTTCTAAaatgtggaatattttttttcaacaagAACAAACTGGTTTGGACATGCTGTCTAAAATATCTTTGCCATATTTGTCTAAGATCACAGGGTCTACACTTTCCACtcctcaattattattttttttctctcttaaatggttctgttaagaggaAAACCAAGTTAAACTATTTGGAAGTTGTATGCGTGCATAAAATCTGACACCGGGTACTTAGTTAGGTTTTGTGATGTACGACTATGTAAGCATTGAGAGTTGAGCTCCGATTTAGCATGCAGGGTATGAGGATAGGTCTCCACACACAAAGATGGCTGTTACTAGATGGTATTACTCATGCATAACATGAAAAGGCAATGGAACAGACACAGACAGCTGTTTTCCTTTGCAAACAGCTGTTAAGAGTGAGGGCTGGCTGGGCTGGTGGGGCTGGCGGGACTTGGGGGTTGGTGGAGCTGGTGGGGCTGGTGGGGCTAGTGAcaaggctcagtgggtgaagagcTCATTGCTTAACATCTTCAGACCCCAGTTCAGATCCCTGTAATCTACTTCAAAAGCCGGGATGACTGTGTGTGCTAATAACTCCAGTGTTGCAGAGGCTAAGAGAggggactcactggccaggccATCTAATCAATTGATGAGTTCCAGTCTCAGTGAGAAAATGTTTCTCAGTGGTaatcaataattataataataataatagtaataataataataaaactaaggTAGAAAGTGATAGAGAAAGAAATTTTACTAACATCTCACTtcagatgtgtacacacacacacacacacacacacacacacacacacacacagaatgaaggATGGAGCAAAAGGAAGAATATGTTACATAACAACAACCAGTCCTCCACATACATCTTAGTAGAGGTAAGACACTATTTTCTGAATTGTAGAAAATGTCATTATTCAAGGAGACAGTTTTTCACTTCATTGTATATTCAAAGGATTGCTGGTACTTTACCTTGAGTCAGTGAAGGTCTCTAGCTATTGAAATTTATGGACATAAGCATGGGAAAATGGCTTTCTAGTAGAGGAGCATACATCATTTTTGCATGTTTTTAGGTGTTTTGAAAGCTAGGATACCCAAGTTCTGTTTCCCTCCCTGCACCGAATTCTTCAACAAAATGCCTGAAACAGTCACAGCAGAACCATCACTTCAAAGCAACCTTCTCTCAATTCTTTACAAAGATTAAAATTCATGGCCAGGGTAGTTAGTATTCTGTCACTCAGTGCTGATGGGGTCCCTAAAGCCAAATACAAacacaggctccaaaagctattTTCTTGGTGTGGGGGTGAGATACTGGGGCCTAGCCCAGGGAGACACAGGGAGAGTTCAGTAGGTTCTTTAACAAAAGCCTGTCAGATATGATTTAGTGAGCTGGCTTGCACTGGGCAAGCCTCACTACACACTCTGAATCTCAGCGTTCCACACTGGCAGACATTTCCATAATCCAGCAAAGACATAGAGTTGTAGGCAGTCCATAAAAGTGGTGTCTTTTGTTTAGTCCTAACAGGGGTCTCTCAACGGGGAGTCAAATCAATGAAGCGCTAAATATAATCAGAGGTCAATTTCCCTTTTGGTATCAACATGAGTACAGAAACGCTTCTTGTTTTCCTGAGTCTGCCAAAAGTCCAAATGCCTTCCGGTGGCTAGAAGGGAAGACCAAGagaatttaagaatatttttagatTAATTAGTTCAGGcacttcattttgagacagggttagcACATATTTCATCTGTTTAAGGAATCACAGGAGCCTGGGTGAGATTGTTTTTCCAGATATAGTGTGAAGTAGCCTGGGAGAGAGGGGATAAACTTGATGAAGTCCACTTTTAGAAAAGAAGTTGTATTAGAGGGCAAAGAAAGGGGGAATTAAAGTACAAGCTAGGACCATATCCAAATATGTAGGGTGGTTCCTAAGCATGCTGGCACAACTGCCCAGTTGACTGTTAACATGGCTGAGACTGACGGCCAGCTCTGGAAGCTGAACTTGATTGCTCATAAGCTCTGCTGTGTCTGGGTGTGGTGCTGTGTCTGTGGGAGACTACAGCTCTAGTGATGTTTGTCAACACAatggattattttcattgctgaaaTATAACATTCTGATGAGGAAGTGTTGACTATGAGGTGGTTAAGTTGTAAATATTTCGTGGTGTTTTGGAGTATGGTAGGGTGAATTTTAATTAGGTTATATCCTCTGGAATACCACTACAACATGTGTGATTGATccgtaatatatgtgtgtgtgtgtacatatgtatatttcttaTGAAAAGATGTTTGCATATGCTAATATGTGAAtacctttttatttctaaaagattTCTTCATAAGCTATAGATAGTCTATATTCATCTGAAATTACCTGTGGCATCCCCCCATGATCTTTTCAAGTGAAGATaatatttttttgaatttttttttttttttttttttttttttttttttttgataaactctagtatttattaaattataaagttttttttaatcaaaaagaaaaatgcagactAAGAGAAACCTCAAAGTACAAGGACAAGACAGCAAATCCTATGGAAAGGAACGGCATGAAGTGTGTTACAGATCCGGAAACAACTTATTAGCTGCTGCTTTACATTTCTATCTCAGTAAGACCAACTATAAAGTAGTCGTTAGTCATCTATTTTCCACATTAAGCTTCCTGCTCATAATGACATCAAATATCTCACAGGTGCCAAGTTTTAGTAATGATTTTATACCAATCCATGCAGAAAAATAAGGTAGTGCAAGAGTCAGCTGAGGACCATTAATGCACAGGTACACACTGGCCAAAAGAACTAAAGACATAAAAAATACACTATAAAGTAAACAGATGTCAAAAAAACTGTGTTATTACTGAACAGCTCTCAAATATCAACACCCCAATTCCTCACATTAAATAAATTTCAACAGAGACAATGTTAGACATTTTAATTTCAGGTCTGTCTTTCCCATATTCCTTCCCACCCCAACTCCCACAATGCACTACTAAGGATGAGTATAATGTTATGTGGGCAGAAATTTACAGGTATCCATTTCACCCTTGAGTGTGGCACTGAAGACGTCTGTTTAAACCTCTGTCACTGTGCACTGTCCATCAGGCCTTCTCGATCTGACATTGACACTCATGGTTCCACCCCCTGCTACTGATCGGTCAGTCCCCGGTCGGTCTGATCGTTCAGCTACTGTCTGGTTTGCATTTGAAACCAAAAGTCTCTGCTGGTTCAAGGAGTGCGGTGCAACCACCACAGGGACATCCTCACTATCACTACTGGCATCCGATTCAGTTTCTTCAACGGAAGTGTCTGGTACTCTGCCAGAAGATGGTGATTCACGATCTTCTTCTCCTTCACCTCTATGACTCCGTTCAGCTATGCTGTCTCCACTGAGTTGTAAATGAGCAAAAGAGTCTTCCAGAGAAGTGCCTGCATCCGGGGATGGTGTTACGGGGCTGGTTAACTGACCATCAACTGATGTTAGTGGTCTTGAGGAAGACGGCACTGGAAGCTGAACAGAAGCTCCAGTCTGTGCTGATACACTGTCCGCACCATCAGCAGAGCTTTCTCTTGCTAGACTCACAGTATTAGTGTCACAGTCCAGCCTAAGTCCAGCTACTCCCTTCTTTGGTATATCTATTATATCTCGCTTAATCTTCCTGCGACGTCCATGTTCATTTCTCCTATACTGAACCATGTTTTCAAGATCGGCAACATACAGAAACCCAGCAATTAACATTTCCGTGTTCTTTTTACCTTTGGAAAAAGCGTCTTCCAGCTCCCGGCTAGTGCGCTCATCATACTGCCACCAGCCGTTTCTTCCTTCGTAATACCATGCATATTCACCATTTCCTCTACTTGCAGCCTTAAGTTCTTCTGGTGACAACAAGGTTGGCTTGTCCAGAAAATCCTCAGGAATCTCTTGTCGACAAAGAGCACATCGCTTCCCAAGCCATGAAGCGCCCTTTACACACAGATAACAGAAAACATGCTTACAGGGCAGACTGACGGGATGGACACACGTTTGCAGGCAGATGGCACACTCGGGAACTGTGAGAGAAGGTGCAGCGCTAGAACAGGACTCGCTCGCCTTCTTATTTGTAGGAAGCATATTTATCGAGTGATCAATTTCACCACAGCCAGCCATCATTTCTATCACAGATCCCACATGCAcctgtcacaaaaataaaacatcttcttTACTAGTTGTCGGCCAACTTAGAGGGttttctcttccactgctggttcATTCTCTGTACTCTCTCGGCcaccgccgcagccgccgccgcctcgcAGCCTTTTCTCCTCGGCTTCCGAGCCCCCGCAGCCGACGGGGacgcgagcgcgcgcgcgcgcgcgcgaggccgccttttttgaatttttatttttcctcctattttcttttttgtgcgGTACAGGAGCTTGAATCTTTGGCCTTGTATGTGCTCAGTAATTGCTGTGCCAGAATTTAAACTCTCAGCCCCATGTCCTCTCTTATTTAATTTGTTGTAGATGAAGGAGACAAATTAGTAGAAAAATAATGGTAGAAGTCACTTAAGCAGAAAACATCCCAAGGTAGAATTATAAATGAATAAGATTTGTTAAGGAAATGTTTTTGTAGACCAAATGGAGACAGTGGGAATAGAGAAGTGGGGATACTGCATCCATGCAGGGAGTGAGAGAAGGGAGGCAGGGTAGACAGGACTCCTTTTCTAGTGCAGCTTGAAGAAAACCCTCACCAGGCTAATGAGAAAATCCAAAGGATAAAGGAGGTTTTCACTCCAAAGTAATGCCCCATCTCTGTCGCCTGATCCCCAAATGCAGTAGTGCCCATCCCACCAGGCTGGAGCCTAGAGGCAGTCTGTCCTGCACTGCTCAGGTGTCGTCGCTGAAATCTGTCTGCCCTACTATTCAGCTCAGTAGACTGTCTCTTGAAGAGACATTTGAGTACCATACTTCCTTTGTAAAGTAGCTTGTCAATGCATTTGAGAATATCATAGAATACTGACTGAtacagtaaaaaggaaaaaaaaatctgtgtatgtGATCATGCTACACAGCTGATTCCAGCATGTTCTACTCAAATAATTGTGCGAAGTAGATGTCATGTCGCTAAGGCGAAATCATGAAAGGCAAGCTGAAATTGAAATATTCCACTTGTCCATTGTTTTTGTAACATGGGAGAAGATGACTGCTGGTTTCAGTGCTGGCAGCAGGAGATGTTGGCTCACATCCCAGTTTACCAGAGTTCACCATGGTAATAATCTCAGAAATGGTAACACAGCTGGTGGGACTCATTTCAAAGCACAACAtaggcaattaaaaaaattaaatatattatgcAAATGGTAGCCTGTTGATTGTGCTCATCAACAGGAAAATTCTAAATCTGAAGTGTAAAGAAGCATACATGTCCTTACTACCTCATTGCTCTGCCTTCACATACCAATCTACATGAAACTGTGCAAATACTCTGATATTGTCCCACATTTTCTGCCACTCCAAACTGTGAAGTAATCACCAGAGAAAGAAATCTTGGAGTCATTGAGACTTTCTCCAAATATTCTATCATCTGGACTCTACTTGTGCATTTTATATTCTGTCTTTAATAATCTTTTTCTTGGTCAAGACCCTTGGAAAACCTTGTATATTCTATAAGTtctaaaagaggagaaaaatggccatcctatatTCAACATAGAACAGTTAGTtataagaaaatatgaataagAAGGTGAAAAACAACACAGCATATTTTTTCTGACTTCTACACTCATACCATAGCATATACATACCAACACTCACAGATAtaagcatacatgcatgcacaaacacatgcatacatacatgtggtatgtgtgtgtgcgcatgcatgcacatgcatgcatgcaaggaAGGATTCACGTACTCTGAGTGCAAATGTAAGTACAGAGGATATCACATGTTTCATGGAGAAACATCCATTTCTCTGATTTACTTGGTATATTAtctgataaaacatcatgaccaaggaaacttatagaagagtttattgagCTTATGGTTTTAGAAAGTCAGGGTCTTTGAAGGAGGAGGGTACCACAAACCTTTTGATTTTGGTCTTGGAACCCCAACTGGTAGCAACAGGAGAAAGAAGGACAGATACACAGACCCACTTACAAGAAAGCTGTGGCTCAATGTGGATATACTCACTCTGTTTATGAGCAAGGACAGACTCTACCAGCTAGCCCTGGAAGAAGGTCACTATAAGCAAGCAGTTTCAAGCTGCAAATgtctgggaggaagaagctgcagttgctagtcTTTGCACACAGTGGTAACTCACTCACATTTGCACTCTTAAGGAATGCCTTGCCATTCCTCTTGAGCCTCATCCTGATAAGTCTTTGCCATACTCTGCAGATGAGGCATTGGAGTTTTGTACATATTTATGCCCATGCTAACAATGGACATTAACTCAGGACTTCAATCACTCATGGCTTCCCCTGCTGTCtacaggaagagaggaagcagggtACAAGCATGGTAGCTGGATCATAAAACTGAGACCTCAACGTCTTGAATCACAAACCTGAAGCAATGAGAGTAAACTAGAAATGGCTTTGAGTCTtcaaactctcaaagcccacctccagagACATCCTTcaaaaggccacaccccctaagtCTTCTCAAATAGCAccaccaagaaagacacaaataCTCAAATGCCTGACCCTACGGTGGGTaattcattcaaaacaccacagcaaATGCAATTCTTGCATGTGATATATCTCCCACTCTCATCTCTCTGATAAAAGAAAAACCTACCTAGATCAAATTCCCAACAGAGTTCAGAACTTCAGGCTGAATCACTGTAGATGCTGGTCCTACTATGGACTTAACTTATGCCTCCTTGGGGGTGGCCTGTACATAGTCCCCTTTTCCAGTCAACTGCAGCTATGCCAGTATAGTTTATGTTCTCATAACACTCTTGGCATGAGTCAGAGCTGCTCGGTGCATAAAGAACCTCTTGGGGCTGCTTTCTGCAGACGAGGCCAATTAGAATTTTATGGACTCTCCAGTGCAAGTGTTAATGTTTGATAAAAGCTAACTACATTACTTCTTGTGCTTAACTGCATTTAAGTATTGTTGCAATGCTTCCTACTCAAAGGGCCACGCTTGAATCATAGTCTCACATTATGCAGTATGTTCTtttggaggaaaaagaagaaagagagagagacagagagaggaaagaagaaagaaaaagaaagaaagaaagaaagaaagaaagaaagaaagaaagaaagaaagaaagaaagaaagaaagaaagaaagaaagaaagaaagaaagaaaaaccgaCAGACCCATTTATCATTCATTGGCTACCTGCCCTGGTCTAAGCATAGCACATTTTGTTACCTAAGTGAACTTTATCTTCTGATCTTGTCATGGACTTTAACTTCTGTTTCGAGTTCAGGATCACAAACATTTTAACGACAATTTGGCTCTAAATTCAGGTTGCTGTGTGATTTCTTAGGACACCAAATTCTTTGCAGCTCATATGTGACTCGGCACCATGAACGAGCAAGGGTGTAAGGCTGTGTCTGCCAATAACAGGAGCCCAATAAAGTTAATTGTTTCTCCGTTAGGCATTTTGCTAGTACCCTGAACACATGGAACCGATTATCCTCCACTGCAATGTTGTTAAATAAAATgtgcaaaaaagaaaatacaattattgctaaagtaaaaacaTACCACAAGGGGTTATTAAAAAAGCaagatgttttacattttaagGATGTCTCactgctgcatgtgtgtgtttggtgaaAAACGATTAGCCTAAGACACTACCATGCCCGTGTTAAACCTTTCCTGCTGCCCCATTGTCTTCCCCTTGCCTGAAATAAATGGAAGCAgactttccttttcattctgaaggaaaagaacattttcaataaaattaaaggCACATTTTGTAGTTGTCGGAATACAGAGCACTGACTTAAGACAGAGATGCACTGCAATGAGCCTGATTTTTTTAAGGCCTCAGGACATGACTGAGTTTCATTTCTTCACAATAGCTTATACACATCATTCATTTGCAAACCAGTTATCTTCCCCTAAATTGGCCTTGTGCTGGTGTATTATACAAATGACTGTCAGGACAGAGTCAAAATAGAAAATCAGTATCCTCTTTTAGTTGTGCTGAGGATAATGAGGGTGGGGAGATTTAACAAACACAATGTGTGTAGAAGATGCAGGGTCATCTAAAGCTTCCATTTAGCTTTCAAAATTTCTTAGTTCTTGCCAGCACTTCAAATTGCATTACACTCTTTAATGGACTACGTTTTGattgtttcatttaattaaaaaaacttttcCTATATGTGAAATAACTGTGAGGATGTAATATTTAGCGATGTCCACACAATATTGTTCAAGAATGCTATATGGAAATTGTATTTTGTGTTCCTGCGATTGAAATATATACACTTTAACAGCAGTGTGTTAGTACATACACTAAGCTTTATAGAATTGTGTATAGTTTTCacatcagaaaattcaaagatgTACTGGGCTTTTAAGATCGATGTCTATAATGTTTTATAGaatcttctccctttcttttctctgagcCACAGCATCAAGTGAAACATTAGTAAAACACTCATTGATAGATATTTGGAAACTGACGATTTTCATACCAAAAAGTATGGGTGCATATTTCTtatcaaacatacacacatttggACTCATGGACTGGATTCTTAGTCCTTTGTACCTTTATGAAAAATCAGAATGATTGATTGGAGGGGGAACTCCAACACAGA
This Peromyscus maniculatus bairdii isolate BWxNUB_F1_BW_parent chromosome 8, HU_Pman_BW_mat_3.1, whole genome shotgun sequence DNA region includes the following protein-coding sequences:
- the LOC102907978 gene encoding E3 ubiquitin-protein ligase RNF146; protein product: MMAGCGEIDHSINMLPTNKKASESCSSAAPSLTVPECAICLQTCVHPVSLPCKHVFCYLCVKGASWLGKRCALCRQEIPEDFLDKPTLLSPEELKAASRGNGEYAWYYEGRNGWWQYDERTSRELEDAFSKGKKNTEMLIAGFLYVADLENMVQYRRNEHGRRRKIKRDIIDIPKKGVAGLRLDCDTNTVSLARESSADGADSVSAQTGASVQLPVPSSSRPLTSVDGQLTSPVTPSPDAGTSLEDSFAHLQLSGDSIAERSHRGEGEEDRESPSSGRVPDTSVEETESDASSDSEDVPVVVAPHSLNQQRLLVSNANQTVAERSDRPGTDRSVAGGGTMSVNVRSRRPDGQCTVTEV